A stretch of the Massilia varians genome encodes the following:
- a CDS encoding ATP-dependent Clp protease proteolytic subunit translates to MSEDKAQKVKEAWFTLSGDVNSDMVHRVFEAVSMMTEDGIETAHVLVQSNGGYVSDGLCLYNFLANSPIKFVMYNGGAVASIAVILYLSGDERYCSETARFMVHKSHATASPGSRPDALNIIVEGLRADDARTESILRKCIELTPEQWAIHQYSDLHLNSRDAKTAGLVNDIRDFRPPKGGMLRNI, encoded by the coding sequence ATGAGCGAAGACAAAGCACAAAAGGTCAAGGAGGCCTGGTTCACGCTGTCGGGCGACGTCAACAGCGACATGGTGCACCGCGTGTTCGAAGCGGTGTCGATGATGACCGAAGATGGCATCGAAACGGCCCACGTGCTGGTGCAGTCGAACGGCGGCTACGTCAGCGACGGCCTGTGCCTGTACAACTTCCTGGCGAATTCGCCCATCAAGTTCGTCATGTACAACGGCGGGGCGGTGGCCTCGATCGCGGTCATCCTCTACCTGTCCGGGGACGAGCGCTATTGCAGCGAGACGGCGCGCTTCATGGTGCACAAGTCGCACGCGACGGCCTCGCCCGGTTCACGGCCGGACGCGCTGAACATCATCGTCGAAGGCCTGCGCGCCGACGATGCCCGCACCGAGTCGATCCTGCGCAAATGCATCGAGCTGACGCCGGAACAGTGGGCCATCCACCAGTACTCCGACCTGCACCTGAACTCGCGCGACGCCAAGACCGCGGGGCTGGTCAACGACATCCGCGACTTCCGGCCGCCCAAGGGCGGCATGCTGCGCAATATTTGA
- the gcvT gene encoding glycine cleavage system aminomethyltransferase GcvT, which translates to MTLKATPLNSAHRSLGAKMVDFGGWDMPVNYGSQIEEHHAVRTDAGMFDVSHMCVVDLKGANVRAFLRGLLANNVDKLQTPGKALYSCMLNPEGGVIDDLIVYYFSEDWFRLVVNAGTAEKDVAWIAQQNDATGSGVVITQRRDGNDPIALVAVQGPNARAKVWQVLPETQAASEALKPFNVVIVPDTAFGEAMVARTGYTGEDGFEIGVPASQVEALWNALKDAGVKPAGLGARDTLRLEAGMNLYGQDMDDNINPLDAGLGWTIDLVSERDFIGKAALLSKGQQANFVGLILREKGGILRAHQKVVAASGNSGEITSGTFSPSMQQAIALARVPLDVAVGDTVHVEIRDKKLAASVVKLPFVRNGKVLAA; encoded by the coding sequence ATGACGCTCAAAGCGACCCCGCTCAATTCCGCACACCGCTCCCTCGGAGCCAAGATGGTCGACTTCGGCGGCTGGGACATGCCGGTCAATTACGGCTCCCAGATCGAGGAACACCATGCCGTCCGTACCGACGCCGGCATGTTCGACGTTTCGCACATGTGCGTCGTGGACCTGAAAGGCGCCAATGTCCGCGCCTTCCTGCGCGGCCTGCTGGCCAACAACGTCGACAAGCTGCAGACGCCGGGCAAGGCGCTCTACTCCTGCATGCTCAATCCCGAAGGCGGCGTGATCGACGACCTGATCGTCTATTACTTCAGCGAGGACTGGTTCCGCCTGGTCGTCAACGCCGGCACCGCCGAGAAGGACGTGGCCTGGATCGCGCAACAGAACGACGCGACCGGATCCGGCGTCGTTATCACCCAGCGCCGTGATGGCAATGATCCGATCGCCCTGGTCGCCGTGCAGGGACCGAACGCGCGCGCCAAGGTCTGGCAGGTGCTGCCCGAGACCCAGGCCGCATCCGAAGCCCTGAAGCCCTTCAACGTCGTGATCGTCCCCGATACCGCGTTCGGCGAAGCGATGGTGGCGCGCACCGGCTACACCGGCGAGGACGGCTTCGAGATCGGCGTTCCGGCCTCGCAAGTCGAAGCCCTGTGGAATGCCCTGAAGGACGCCGGCGTCAAGCCGGCCGGCCTGGGCGCGCGCGACACCCTGCGCCTGGAAGCGGGCATGAACCTGTACGGCCAGGACATGGACGACAACATCAACCCGCTCGACGCCGGCCTGGGCTGGACCATCGACCTGGTCTCGGAACGCGACTTCATTGGCAAGGCCGCCTTGCTGTCCAAGGGCCAGCAGGCCAACTTCGTCGGCCTGATCCTGCGCGAGAAAGGCGGCATCCTGCGCGCCCACCAGAAGGTCGTCGCGGCCTCGGGCAACAGCGGCGAGATCACCAGCGGCACCTTCAGCCCGAGCATGCAGCAGGCGATCGCGCTGGCGCGCGTGCCGCTCGACGTCGCCGTGGGCGACACCGTGCATGTGGAAATCCGCGACAAGAAACTGGCTGCCAGCGTGGTCAAGCTGCCGTTCGTGCGTAACGGCAAAGTTCTCGCTGCTTGA
- the gcvH gene encoding glycine cleavage system protein GcvH, with the protein MNIPTDLKYTESHEWVRREADGTLTVGITEYAQDALGDIVFVELPQVGKAFTAGDDAAVVESVKAASDIYAPVSGTVTAVNQSVADAPDSINQDAFGAWLFKLAPSDAGAVDKLLDADAYGKTTGN; encoded by the coding sequence ATGAACATCCCAACCGACCTGAAATACACCGAGTCCCACGAGTGGGTGCGCCGCGAGGCCGACGGCACCCTGACCGTCGGCATCACCGAATACGCGCAGGACGCACTGGGCGACATCGTGTTCGTCGAACTGCCGCAGGTCGGCAAGGCATTCACCGCCGGCGACGACGCCGCGGTGGTCGAGTCGGTCAAGGCCGCCAGCGACATCTACGCCCCGGTCTCGGGCACCGTCACCGCCGTCAACCAGTCGGTCGCCGACGCTCCCGATTCGATCAACCAGGACGCCTTCGGCGCCTGGCTGTTCAAGCTGGCCCCAAGCGACGCCGGCGCGGTCGACAAGCTGCTCGATGCCGACGCCTACGGCAAGACCACCGGCAACTGA
- the gcvP gene encoding aminomethyl-transferring glycine dehydrogenase: protein MTRSSLTQLEARDSFIPRHIGPSESEQAAMLSTLGYASRAALIDAVVPANIRRQDTMDLGQFVEPRSEEEALATLKALASKNKVMKSMIGQGYYGTHTPKVILRNIFENPAWYTAYTPYQPEISQGRLEAILNFQQMITDLTGMGIANSSMLDEGTAAAEAMTLLQRVGKSASRVFYVADDVLPQTLEVVRTRAEPIGVEVRVIAASEIETLNETCFGVLLQYPGVNGEVRDYRAAVEHLHAAGAMVVVAADLLALTMLEAPGTWGADVVVGNSQRFGVPLGFGGPHAGYLATRDEYKRSMAGRLVGVTVDAQGNQAYRLALQTREQHIRREKATSNICTAQVLLAVMAGMYAVYHGPQGLKQIATRVHRQTAILAAGLKQLGAEVLNTTYFDTLTVKGDAQALHAAAEAAGINLRRIDDGHVGISLDETTTRDDLAALFSIFGKDKSVDIDALDADVQDAFPAALARTTDYLTHPTFHRYHAEHEMLRYLRSLADKDLALDRTMIPLGSCTMKLNATSEMIPVTWPEFSNIHPFAPNDQTVGYREMIAQLEAMLCAATGYAAISLQPNAGSQGEYAGLLVIQKYHQSRGEGHRNICLIPSSAHGTNPASASMVGMKVVVTACDENGNVDLADLKAKAEQYSRDLACVMVTYPSTHGVFEEGIRELCEIVHQHGGQVYVDGANMNAMVGVAAPGAFGGDVSHLNLHKTFCIPHGGGGPGVGPIGVGAHLAPFLPNQLSTGYVRNEAGIGAVSAAAYGSASILPISWMYIAMMGASGLTAATEVAILNANYIARRLAPHYPVLYTGHDGLVAHECIIDLRPLQDKTGISNEDVAKRLMDFGFHAPTMSFPVPGTLMIEPTESESKAELDRFIEAMITIHAEIVKVERGEYDKMDNPLKGAPHTAEVVTADEWAHTYSREVAAFPVASLRKKKYWPPVGRADNVYGDRNLFCGCAPISDYE, encoded by the coding sequence ATGACCCGCTCCAGCCTCACCCAACTCGAAGCGCGCGACTCCTTCATCCCGCGCCATATCGGCCCGTCCGAATCCGAACAGGCAGCCATGCTGTCGACCCTGGGCTACGCCTCGCGCGCCGCCCTGATCGACGCTGTCGTGCCCGCGAACATCCGCCGCCAGGACACGATGGACCTCGGCCAGTTCGTCGAACCGCGCAGCGAGGAAGAAGCGCTGGCGACCCTGAAAGCGCTGGCTTCGAAGAACAAGGTCATGAAGTCGATGATCGGCCAGGGCTACTACGGCACCCATACCCCGAAGGTCATCCTGCGCAACATCTTCGAGAACCCGGCCTGGTACACCGCCTACACCCCCTACCAGCCGGAGATCTCGCAGGGCCGCCTGGAGGCGATCCTGAACTTCCAGCAGATGATCACCGACCTCACCGGCATGGGCATCGCCAACTCGTCGATGCTGGACGAAGGCACCGCCGCCGCCGAAGCCATGACCCTGCTGCAGCGCGTCGGCAAGTCCGCTTCCCGCGTCTTCTACGTGGCCGACGACGTGCTGCCGCAGACTCTGGAAGTGGTGCGCACCCGCGCCGAGCCGATCGGCGTCGAAGTGCGCGTGATCGCCGCGAGCGAGATCGAAACCCTGAACGAGACCTGCTTCGGCGTGCTGCTGCAGTACCCGGGCGTGAACGGCGAAGTGCGCGACTACCGCGCCGCGGTGGAGCACCTGCACGCCGCCGGCGCCATGGTGGTGGTGGCCGCCGACCTGCTGGCCCTGACCATGCTGGAAGCGCCGGGCACCTGGGGCGCCGACGTGGTCGTCGGCAACAGCCAGCGCTTCGGCGTGCCGCTCGGTTTCGGTGGCCCGCACGCCGGCTACCTGGCCACCCGCGACGAATACAAGCGCTCCATGGCCGGCCGCCTGGTCGGCGTGACGGTCGACGCCCAGGGCAACCAGGCCTACCGCCTGGCGCTGCAGACCCGCGAGCAGCACATCCGCCGCGAAAAGGCGACCTCGAACATCTGCACCGCCCAGGTACTGCTGGCCGTGATGGCCGGCATGTACGCGGTCTACCACGGCCCGCAGGGCCTGAAGCAAATCGCCACCCGCGTGCACCGCCAAACCGCGATCCTGGCCGCCGGCCTGAAGCAGCTCGGCGCCGAGGTGCTCAACACGACCTATTTCGACACCCTGACCGTCAAGGGCGACGCGCAAGCACTGCACGCCGCCGCCGAAGCGGCCGGCATCAACCTGCGCCGCATCGACGACGGCCACGTCGGCATCTCGCTGGACGAAACCACCACCCGCGACGACCTCGCCGCCCTGTTCTCGATCTTCGGCAAGGACAAGTCGGTCGACATCGACGCGCTGGATGCGGACGTCCAGGACGCCTTCCCGGCCGCACTGGCCCGGACCACCGACTACCTGACCCACCCGACCTTCCACCGCTACCACGCCGAGCACGAGATGCTGCGCTACCTGCGTAGCCTGGCGGACAAGGACCTGGCGCTGGACCGCACCATGATCCCGCTCGGTTCCTGCACCATGAAGCTGAACGCGACCTCGGAGATGATCCCGGTCACCTGGCCGGAGTTCTCGAACATCCACCCGTTCGCGCCCAACGACCAGACCGTCGGCTACCGCGAGATGATCGCCCAGCTGGAAGCCATGCTGTGCGCCGCCACCGGCTACGCCGCGATCTCGCTGCAGCCGAACGCTGGCTCCCAGGGCGAGTATGCGGGCCTCTTGGTGATCCAGAAGTACCACCAGTCGCGCGGCGAAGGCCACCGCAACATCTGCCTGATCCCGTCCTCGGCGCACGGCACCAACCCGGCATCGGCCAGCATGGTCGGCATGAAGGTGGTGGTCACCGCCTGCGACGAGAACGGCAACGTGGACCTGGCCGACCTGAAGGCCAAGGCCGAGCAGTACAGCCGCGACCTGGCCTGCGTCATGGTCACCTATCCGTCGACCCACGGCGTGTTCGAAGAGGGTATCCGCGAACTGTGCGAGATCGTGCACCAGCACGGCGGCCAGGTCTACGTGGACGGCGCCAACATGAACGCGATGGTCGGCGTGGCCGCGCCGGGCGCTTTCGGCGGCGACGTCAGCCACCTGAACCTGCACAAGACCTTCTGCATCCCGCACGGCGGCGGCGGCCCCGGCGTCGGCCCGATCGGCGTCGGCGCCCACCTGGCGCCGTTCCTGCCGAACCAGCTGTCGACCGGCTACGTCCGCAACGAAGCGGGCATCGGCGCGGTGAGCGCGGCCGCCTACGGCTCGGCCTCGATCCTGCCGATCTCGTGGATGTACATCGCGATGATGGGCGCTTCGGGCCTGACCGCCGCGACCGAAGTGGCGATCCTGAACGCCAACTACATTGCGCGCCGCCTGGCCCCGCACTACCCGGTGCTGTACACCGGCCACGACGGCCTGGTCGCGCACGAGTGCATCATCGACCTGCGTCCGCTGCAGGACAAGACCGGCATCTCGAACGAGGACGTGGCCAAGCGCCTGATGGACTTCGGCTTCCACGCCCCGACCATGAGCTTCCCGGTGCCGGGCACGCTCATGATCGAGCCGACCGAGTCGGAGTCGAAGGCCGAGCTGGATCGCTTCATCGAAGCGATGATCACCATCCACGCCGAGATCGTGAAGGTCGAGCGCGGCGAGTACGACAAAATGGACAACCCGCTCAAGGGCGCCCCGCACACCGCCGAGGTGGTGACCGCCGACGAGTGGGCCCACACCTACTCGCGCGAAGTGGCGGCCTTCCCGGTCGCCTCGCTGCGCAAGAAGAAGTACTGGCCGCCGGTCGGCCGCGCGGACAACGTCTACGGCGACCGTAACCTGTTCTGCGGCTGCGCGCCGATCAGCGATTATGAATAA
- a CDS encoding methyl-accepting chemotaxis protein codes for MLSRLKIGPKLLLAPGVVLLLLVLLSSGAYYAMVTQHQSLQSIVGPRAVQTRSAVELVGQAQRVHADTYKLLTWLGSSFSRERIDVLIADIHRQHGAIERAFAELLRRTGDSAERRHAEQAAQAHRYYVQAAREVVKLAHADEAVGANAMIKPEAAFSRLVERMGMLARLERELSEQASSEAAADFRLTAALMPFVVLLAVGVSLAITVAVRRALLLEIRGIGAAAQGLASGDLTVGERVYGEDEIGETSRALDAGIRNLNGTLRTVLESARTIGSASRDLSLRNLSMHSRAVFRSRSLEDTAASMQQLAETVTVTATNALAANRLAQSASHGAREGGQGVARMAATLARVKEGAARAAEVAAAIDAFASEAGTLALNAALGAARNGKQGQDADDEFAHAANEVRALAQRAAGAAREVRELAARSVAEIEGCAAWAIQAGAGVEDALGAAREMEDVLGRIGSASAGQAGSLAEVNQAIVRMDEVTQQNCALVEEAAAAAARTLQMQALTLTLSRSVAAFRLEEPAAAPAPQPESMAPPPMENGAPRDLPRERRRHERSHLRLASSRK; via the coding sequence ATGCTGTCGCGACTGAAAATCGGCCCCAAGCTGCTGCTCGCACCCGGCGTCGTCCTGCTGCTCCTGGTGCTGCTCTCGAGCGGCGCCTATTACGCGATGGTGACGCAGCACCAGTCGCTGCAGTCGATCGTCGGTCCGCGCGCGGTGCAGACGCGCAGCGCCGTCGAACTGGTGGGCCAGGCCCAGCGCGTGCATGCGGACACCTACAAGCTGCTCACCTGGCTCGGCAGCAGCTTCTCGCGCGAGCGCATCGACGTGCTGATCGCCGACATCCACCGCCAGCATGGCGCGATCGAGCGCGCCTTCGCCGAACTGCTGCGGCGCACCGGCGACAGCGCTGAACGGCGCCACGCCGAGCAGGCGGCCCAGGCCCACCGCTACTATGTGCAGGCGGCGCGCGAAGTGGTCAAGCTGGCCCACGCCGACGAGGCGGTCGGCGCGAACGCCATGATCAAGCCCGAGGCCGCGTTTTCAAGGCTGGTGGAGCGCATGGGCATGCTGGCCAGGCTCGAGCGTGAGCTGTCCGAACAAGCGTCCAGCGAGGCCGCCGCCGATTTCCGGCTCACGGCCGCCCTGATGCCCTTCGTGGTGCTGCTCGCGGTCGGGGTCTCGCTCGCCATCACGGTGGCGGTGCGGCGTGCGCTGCTGCTGGAAATCCGCGGCATCGGCGCGGCAGCGCAGGGCCTGGCGAGCGGCGACCTGACGGTCGGCGAACGGGTCTATGGCGAGGACGAGATCGGCGAGACCTCGCGCGCGCTCGACGCCGGCATCCGCAACCTGAACGGCACCCTGCGCACCGTGCTTGAATCGGCGCGCACCATCGGCAGCGCTTCGCGCGACCTCAGCCTCCGGAACCTGAGCATGCACAGCCGCGCGGTATTTCGCAGCCGTTCGCTGGAAGACACGGCGGCCAGCATGCAGCAGCTGGCCGAAACCGTGACCGTGACCGCCACCAACGCGCTGGCCGCCAACCGGCTGGCGCAGTCGGCGTCGCACGGTGCGCGCGAGGGCGGGCAGGGCGTCGCCCGCATGGCGGCCACCCTGGCGCGGGTCAAGGAGGGCGCCGCCCGCGCGGCCGAGGTGGCGGCGGCAATCGATGCCTTTGCCAGCGAAGCCGGGACGCTGGCGCTGAACGCCGCCCTCGGCGCGGCCCGCAACGGGAAGCAGGGACAGGATGCGGACGACGAGTTCGCCCACGCGGCCAACGAAGTGCGCGCGCTGGCCCAGCGCGCGGCCGGCGCCGCGCGCGAGGTGCGCGAACTGGCGGCGCGCTCGGTGGCCGAGATCGAAGGCTGCGCCGCATGGGCCATCCAGGCCGGCGCCGGCGTCGAGGATGCGCTCGGGGCCGCGCGCGAGATGGAGGACGTGCTGGGCCGGATCGGCAGCGCCAGCGCCGGCCAGGCCGGCAGCCTGGCCGAGGTCAACCAGGCGATCGTGCGGATGGACGAGGTGACCCAGCAGAATTGCGCGCTGGTCGAGGAAGCGGCGGCGGCGGCGGCGCGCACCCTGCAGATGCAGGCGCTGACGCTGACGCTGTCGCGCAGCGTGGCGGCCTTCCGCCTGGAGGAGCCGGCTGCGGCGCCGGCGCCGCAGCCGGAGAGCATGGCGCCGCCGCCAATGGAAAACGGCGCCCCCCGGGATCTTCCCAGGGAGCGCCGCCGTCACGAGCGCTCGCACTTGCGGCTCGCATCGAGCCGCAAATAG
- a CDS encoding outer membrane beta-barrel protein: MNAKCIVVAAALLAAGGAGAQTVEGPSSQLSAQTGGRFGPLAEGFKRYQPLYGGNETANPNDRLFKAQGFRTDPRLVLGYAFNQYLALEAGYSHLDDRGFHKPNPFNAREMAIDEAVGAGVLGERSYTTYLAAKITVPVNERLTAYGKLGVAQSVVKNDGFVTRDMAEAHAAGRSAGAFGSETGTGAYGALGAKYKLNDKATLKGEVIMNGSADKFRSNSNATGLRGSVGFGF, translated from the coding sequence ATGAACGCCAAGTGCATCGTTGTTGCAGCCGCACTCCTCGCCGCCGGCGGCGCCGGGGCGCAGACCGTCGAGGGGCCGTCCTCGCAGCTATCGGCGCAGACCGGCGGACGCTTCGGCCCGCTGGCCGAGGGTTTCAAACGCTACCAGCCGCTCTACGGCGGCAACGAGACCGCCAATCCGAACGACCGCCTGTTCAAGGCACAGGGCTTCCGCACCGATCCGAGGCTGGTGCTCGGCTACGCCTTCAACCAGTACCTGGCGCTGGAGGCCGGCTACTCGCACCTGGACGACCGCGGTTTCCACAAGCCGAACCCGTTCAACGCGCGGGAGATGGCAATCGACGAGGCCGTAGGAGCAGGCGTGCTCGGGGAACGGAGCTACACCACGTATCTTGCTGCGAAGATCACTGTGCCGGTCAACGAGCGCTTGACCGCCTACGGAAAATTGGGCGTCGCCCAGAGCGTGGTGAAGAACGACGGTTTCGTGACGCGGGACATGGCCGAAGCCCATGCCGCCGGCAGATCCGCCGGCGCATTCGGGAGCGAGACCGGCACCGGCGCCTACGGCGCGCTGGGCGCGAAGTACAAGCTGAACGACAAGGCCACGCTCAAGGGCGAAGTCATCATGAACGGCAGCGCCGACAAGTTCCGCAGCAACTCGAACGCCACCGGCTTGCGCGGCAGCGTCGGGTTCGGGTTCTGA
- a CDS encoding peptide chain release factor 3 has protein sequence MSTDTAAPGNENADEISLQEGAAGAAKPASLIAREVARRRTFGIISHPDAGKTTLTEKLLLFSGAIQLAGTVKGRKSGRHATSDWMDIEKQRGISVASSVMQFEFREHVINLLDTPGHQDFSEDTYRVLTAVDSALMVIDAAKGVEEQTIKLLDVCRMRDTPIVTFMNKLDRETRDPLELLDEVESVLKIECAPVTWPIGMGKNFRGVYHLLRDEIMLFKAGEEKADGAFEIVKGIDNPKLAEMFPLEIEQLKMEVELVHGASHVFDLERFLSGVQTPVFFGSAINNFGVREILSALVDWAPAPRERDATVRAVEPTEPKFSGFVFKIQANMDPAHRDRIAFLRVCSGRFEKGMKVKHLRLGREVKLSSVVTFMASSREQVEEAYAGDIIGLPNHGNMQIGDSFSEGEMLTFTGIPYFAPDLFRTVRIRNPLKVKQLHKGLQQLGEEGAVQVFKPMLGSDLILGAVGVLQFEVVASRLLNEYGVDAVFESSSISSARWVSSDDKKALSDFENQLGHQVAVDAAGNLAFLATSGVNLRLTQERWPKLTFHATREHAAKLG, from the coding sequence ATGTCCACCGATACCGCAGCACCCGGCAACGAGAACGCCGACGAGATCTCCCTCCAGGAAGGCGCCGCCGGCGCAGCCAAGCCCGCCTCCCTGATCGCGCGCGAAGTCGCGCGCCGCCGCACCTTCGGCATCATTTCCCACCCGGACGCGGGTAAAACCACGCTGACCGAGAAGCTGCTGCTGTTCTCGGGCGCGATCCAGCTGGCCGGCACGGTCAAGGGCCGCAAGAGCGGCCGCCATGCGACCTCGGACTGGATGGACATCGAAAAGCAGCGCGGCATCTCGGTGGCGTCCTCGGTGATGCAGTTCGAATTCCGCGAGCACGTGATCAACCTGCTCGACACCCCGGGCCACCAGGACTTCTCGGAAGACACCTACCGCGTGCTGACTGCGGTCGACTCGGCCCTGATGGTGATCGACGCGGCCAAGGGCGTGGAAGAGCAGACCATCAAGCTGCTCGACGTCTGCCGCATGCGCGACACCCCGATCGTTACCTTCATGAACAAGCTCGACCGCGAAACCCGCGACCCGCTCGAGCTGCTCGACGAAGTCGAATCGGTGCTGAAGATCGAATGCGCGCCGGTGACCTGGCCGATCGGCATGGGCAAGAACTTCCGCGGCGTGTACCACCTGCTGCGCGACGAGATCATGCTGTTCAAGGCCGGCGAAGAGAAGGCCGACGGCGCTTTCGAGATCGTCAAGGGCATTGACAACCCGAAGCTGGCCGAGATGTTCCCGCTCGAGATCGAGCAGCTCAAGATGGAAGTGGAGCTGGTGCACGGCGCCTCGCACGTGTTCGACCTGGAGCGCTTCCTGTCGGGCGTGCAGACCCCGGTGTTCTTCGGTTCGGCGATCAACAACTTCGGCGTGCGCGAGATCCTGTCGGCGCTGGTCGACTGGGCCCCGGCCCCGCGCGAACGCGACGCCACCGTGCGCGCGGTCGAGCCGACCGAGCCGAAATTCTCCGGCTTCGTCTTCAAGATCCAGGCCAACATGGACCCGGCCCACCGCGACCGCATCGCTTTCCTGCGCGTGTGCTCGGGCCGCTTCGAGAAAGGCATGAAGGTCAAGCACCTGCGCCTCGGCCGCGAAGTGAAGCTGTCTTCGGTGGTGACCTTCATGGCCTCGAGCCGCGAGCAGGTGGAAGAAGCCTACGCCGGCGACATCATCGGCCTGCCGAACCACGGCAACATGCAGATCGGCGACAGCTTCTCGGAAGGCGAGATGCTGACCTTCACCGGCATCCCGTATTTTGCGCCGGACCTGTTCCGCACCGTGCGCATCCGCAATCCGCTGAAAGTGAAGCAGCTCCACAAGGGCCTGCAGCAGCTGGGCGAAGAGGGCGCGGTGCAGGTGTTCAAGCCGATGCTGGGCTCGGACCTGATCCTGGGCGCGGTCGGCGTGCTGCAGTTCGAGGTGGTGGCGAGCCGCCTGCTGAACGAATACGGCGTCGACGCGGTGTTCGAGAGCAGCAGCATCTCGAGCGCGCGCTGGGTGTCGAGCGACGACAAGAAAGCCTTGTCCGACTTCGAGAACCAGCTCGGCCACCAGGTCGCGGTCGACGCGGCCGGCAACCTGGCCTTCCTGGCCACATCTGGCGTCAACCTGCGCCTGACCCAGGAACGCTGGCCCAAGCTGACCTTCCACGCCACCCGCGAGCACGCGGCCAAGCTGGGCTAA
- a CDS encoding type IV pilin protein, with amino-acid sequence MISPIVRRPRGFTLVELMVAVVIIGILAAIALPSYNQYVVRSNRAAAQSYLMELSQAQVQYMADSRSYAATPAEMGVTPPSAVTAKYEVKITLVEGPPQGYTITAKPWPGSTQSGDGELSINQAGVRTPNGKW; translated from the coding sequence ATGATTTCCCCAATCGTCAGGCGCCCGCGCGGTTTCACCCTGGTCGAACTCATGGTGGCGGTGGTCATCATCGGCATCCTGGCGGCGATCGCCCTGCCTTCGTACAACCAGTATGTGGTGCGCAGCAACCGCGCCGCGGCCCAGTCCTACCTGATGGAACTGAGCCAGGCCCAGGTCCAGTACATGGCCGACAGCCGCAGCTACGCCGCCACGCCCGCCGAGATGGGCGTGACGCCGCCGAGCGCGGTCACCGCCAAGTACGAGGTCAAGATCACCCTGGTGGAAGGTCCGCCGCAGGGCTACACGATCACCGCCAAGCCCTGGCCCGGATCGACCCAGTCGGGCGACGGCGAACTGAGCATCAACCAGGCGGGCGTGCGTACGCCGAACGGCAAATGGTAA
- a CDS encoding GspH/FimT family pseudopilin: protein MVSPRPARGFTLPELMTALAVMAILGAVAAPAYGNWVAAMRARSTGTDLHTALNLARSEAIKRNAEVTLAPGASGWLAGWSIAAASDASRVLHSHPAVGVASITGPARVTYGANGRIKGTSLPSFEIAALAGGELRCVKVDLSGRPSQTQSAC, encoded by the coding sequence ATGGTAAGTCCACGCCCGGCGCGCGGCTTCACCCTGCCCGAGCTGATGACGGCGCTGGCCGTCATGGCGATCCTGGGCGCGGTCGCGGCGCCCGCCTACGGCAACTGGGTCGCCGCCATGCGCGCGCGCAGCACCGGCACCGACCTGCACACCGCCTTGAACCTGGCGCGCAGCGAAGCCATCAAGCGCAACGCCGAGGTCACGCTGGCTCCTGGCGCCAGCGGCTGGCTGGCCGGCTGGAGCATTGCCGCGGCAAGCGACGCCAGCCGCGTGCTGCACAGCCACCCGGCGGTCGGCGTGGCCAGCATCACCGGACCGGCGCGCGTCACCTACGGGGCCAACGGCCGCATCAAGGGCACGAGCCTGCCGTCCTTCGAGATCGCGGCCCTGGCCGGGGGCGAGCTGCGCTGCGTCAAGGTCGACCTGTCCGGACGCCCGAGCCAGACCCAATCCGCGTGCTGA
- a CDS encoding type IV pilus modification PilV family protein, which translates to MKRTPSLPSRLRERGVGLLEVLITMVVLAFGLLGLAAFQAKAHVGTIESYQRAQAAVLLQDMQARLSGNGAQAGAYVTEAPLGTGSTLETDCAAAAVGTQRDLCEWNLALQGAAEQRSGNNAGAMQGARGCVELVRAENQAAGVCSPAVYLVTVAWQGMHATKAPAQACGKDQYGADTHRRTVSARVAVALPGCS; encoded by the coding sequence ATGAAACGAACCCCTTCCCTCCCCTCCCGGCTGCGCGAGCGCGGCGTCGGCCTGCTCGAAGTCCTGATCACGATGGTCGTGCTCGCCTTCGGCCTGCTGGGTCTGGCGGCCTTCCAGGCCAAGGCCCACGTCGGCACGATCGAGTCCTACCAGCGCGCCCAGGCCGCGGTGCTGCTGCAGGACATGCAGGCGCGCCTGTCCGGCAACGGCGCCCAGGCCGGCGCCTACGTCACCGAAGCGCCGCTCGGCACCGGCAGCACGCTGGAGACCGACTGCGCGGCGGCGGCGGTGGGCACCCAGCGCGACCTGTGCGAGTGGAACCTGGCCCTGCAGGGCGCTGCGGAACAGCGCAGCGGCAACAACGCCGGCGCCATGCAGGGCGCGCGCGGCTGCGTCGAACTGGTGCGCGCCGAAAACCAGGCCGCCGGCGTCTGCAGCCCGGCCGTCTATCTCGTCACCGTGGCCTGGCAGGGCATGCACGCGACCAAGGCCCCGGCCCAGGCCTGCGGCAAGGACCAGTACGGCGCGGACACCCACCGCCGCACCGTGTCGGCGCGCGTCGCCGTCGCCCTGCCGGGCTGCTCGTGA